One Nomascus leucogenys isolate Asia chromosome 22a, Asia_NLE_v1, whole genome shotgun sequence DNA segment encodes these proteins:
- the LOC100596010 gene encoding ubiquitin-like protein FUBI, whose translation MQLFVRAQELHTLEVTGQETVAQIKAHVASLEGIAPEDQVVLLAGAPLEDEATLGQCGVEALTTLEVAGRMLGGKVHGSLARAGKVRGQTPKVAKQEKKKKKTGRAKRRMQYNRRFVNVVPTFGKKKGPNANS comes from the coding sequence ATGCAGCTCTTTGTCCGCGCCCAGGAGCTACACACCCTTGAGGTGACCGGCCAGGAAACGGTCGCCCAGATCAAGGCTCATGTAGCCTCACTGGAGGGCATCGCCCCGGAAGATCAAGTCGTGCTCCTGGCAGGCGCGCCCCTGGAGGATGAGGCCACTCTGGGCCAGTGCGGGGTGGAGGCCCTGACTACCCTGGAAGTAGCAGGCCGCATGCTTGGAGGTAAAGTCCATGGTTCCCTGGCCCGTGCTGGAAAAGTGAGAGGTCAGACTCCTAAGGTGGCCAaacaggagaagaagaagaagaagacaggtCGGGCTAAGCGGCGGATGCAGTACAACCGGCGCTTTGTCAACGTTGTGCCCACCTTTGGCAAGAAGAAGGGCCCCAATGCCAACTCTTAA